Within the Arthrobacter sp. V1I7 genome, the region ATCCCTACACCTCGCTGAATCCGGCCCTGGAAATCGGCGACATCCTCGCCGAGCCCCTCGGCGTCCAAGGCAAGTCGCCGGCGGAAGCCAAACAGCGCGTCCGGGAACTCCTGGACCAGGTGGGCCTGCCCTCCGACGCCATCCACCGGCTTCCGCGGGAGTTCAGCGGCGGCCAGCGGCAACGTGTGGCGATAGCCCGTGCCCTGGCACTATCGCCCAAACTCATTGTCTGCGATGAGCCGGTCAGTGCCTTGGACCTGTCCACCCAGGCCCGGGTCCTGGATCTCTTCCTGCAGATCCAGCGGGACACCGGAGTGTCCTACCTCTTCGTCTCGCACGACCTTGACGTGGTCCGCCACATCAGCCACCGCGTGGCCGTGATGTACCACGGCGAGATCGTCGAGCAAGGCCCGGCCGACGTCGTGACGCGAGATCCCGATCACCCCTACACGCAAAGGCTGCTGCTCGCCTCACCGGTGCCTGATCCGGACCGTCAGGAGCAGCGCCGCGCCGACCGGCACCGGCTGCTCGAAATCCAGCGGATGCAGAACGAGCAGGCCGGCGCCCTCGCCTGAGGAGACACCTCTGCCGGCAGGCAGCCGCGGCACTCATGAACAATCAACAACGGAGGAACAAAATGGCCACCATAGGCGTACAGGCAATGATGCTGAAGGACAGTTTCGCGGACCTCGGGGCGTTCGAAACGCTCCGCAAGGTGAGCGCGATCGGGTACAACGCCGTCGAAATTTCCCAGATCCCGATGACCGCGGACAACGTGGCTGAACTGGACCGGTCCCGCAGCGAGCTCGGCATGGACATCGCCGCGCTGTCCGTGGCGATGGAAACCCCGAAAGGCCGGCCGGGAGACTCCCTGACCGACGACTTCGACAAGATCGTCGATGACGCCAAGCGGCTGGAATCCAGGCTCCTGCGCATCGGCATGCTGCCGTTCCCCGCGATGACGTCCCTCGGAGCCGTCATCGACTTCGCCAAGGAGGCCAACGGTTACGCGGAGCGGCTGCAGGAGTACGGGATCGGACTGTACTACCACAACCACCACATCGAATTTGCGAAGTTCGGCGGTAAGCACCTGCTGGACATCATCGCGGAGAACTCCCCGGCCATGGGGATGGAAATCGACGTCCACTGGGTGCAGCGCGGCGGGCTGGACCCGGTCCGGACCCTCGAGAAGTACGCCGGGCGCACGGCCATGGTCCACCTCAAGGACTACCGGATCGGTGCATTGCCCGAGGCTGCGTTCGGGATGCTGGAGATCGGGGACTTCCCGGGCTTTATGCAGGAATTCAAGAACGTGGTGCAGTTCGCCGAAGTGGGCGAGGGCAACCTCGACTTCCCGTCCATCATTCCCGCGGCCCAGGCCGCCGGTGCGGAGTACCTGCTCGTGGAGCAGGACGAGCTCTATGGCCGCAGTGTGTGGGACGCCCTGCAGACCTCCTACGACAATCTCGTGGCGATGGGCCACTCGGACCTCTTCTGAACAGCCCTTTCCAGGGATCCCTTTTCAACCCGACAGGAAGCAGCATCACATGAGCAAGAAAGTACGCCTCGGCATCATAGGCCTGGGCCAGCAGGGCGGCGCCTACGCCAAGTTCATCAACGACGGCCTGGTCCCCAATATGGAGATCGGCGCACTCTGCGACATTGATCCGGCCAGGAAGGAAGCGGCCGCGGCCGGTTACCCGGAGGTGCCGTTCTACGGGGACTACATCACCATGCTGGAAAGCGGCGACGTGGATGCCGTTGTCACGTGCGTACCGCACTTCCTGCACCCCGAAATGGGCATCGAGACGCTGAAGCGCAACATCCACGCCCTGGTGGAGAAGCCTGCGGGTGTGTACACGAGGCAGGTGAAGGAACTGAACGAGTTTGCCGCCGGCAAGCCGGAACTCTCCTTCGCCATCATGTTCAACCAGCGCAACAACCCGCTGTACAAGAAGCTCAAAGAGATCGTGGAAAACGGCGAGATCGGCACGATCCGCCGCAGCAACTGGATCATCACCAACTGGTGGCGTCCGCAGGGCTACTACAACTCCAGCGAATGGCGCGCAACCTGGGGCGGCGAGGGCGGCGGCGTCCTGGTCAACCAGGCACCGCACCAGCTGGACCTGTGGCAGTGGATCTGCGGCGTGCCGAAATCGGTCTACTCCAAGGTTTCCTTCGGCTTCCGCCGCGACATCGCCGTCGAGGATGAAGTCACCGCGGTGGTGGACTACGGAGACGGCGTTACCGGCGTCTTCGTCACCGCCACGCACGATCTGACCGGCACCGACCGCTTCGAGATCCTGGGCGACCAGGGCAAGATCGTCGTCGAAGGCAGCAAGACCGCCACCGTGACGCGCCTGCATAAGCCCGAGCGCGAACTCAGCGACGGCATGGGCATGGACGATGTCCGCAAGCTCTTCATGGGCGAACTGAGCCCGGAGGAGTACTACACCACCGAGGTCATCGAGTTCGAGTCCGCCTGGGGCGCCCAGCACTCTGGCGTCCTGGAGAACTTCGCCGCCAACATCCTGGACGGCACCCCGCTCCTCGCCCCCGGCTCGGACGGCATCAACGGCGTCCGCCTGGCCAACGCCATCCATCTCTCCAGCTGGACCGGCCGGGAAGTGGGGCTGGACTTCGACGAGGACGAGTTCCTCACGGAGCTCAACAAACGGATTGCCGAGGAAGGCAAGTTCCCGCAGCGCACGTAGCGGTGCCACTGCGGGGGAGCGATTGGCGGAGGCAGGACGGCCGGGGCCGTGGCAACCGGCTGGCCTGCCCGCTTTCCCGCAGTAGCTATGTACGATGGGCCAGTGACCGAACCCGCGAAGCCCGAAGTTGCCGCAACAACCGCTGCTGCCAGGAAGGCCGGCCGGGATGGAAGGCCCAACGCCACCATCTACGACATCGCCAAGCTTACGGGCGTGAACCCGTCCACGGTGTCACGGGCGCTCAGCAAGCCCGGCAGGGTCAGCGCCAAGACGCAGAAACTGATCGAGGACGCGGCCGCCGAACTCAATTACCACGTCAACCCGTTCGCACGCGCCCTGCCTACCGGCCGGACCAGCACCCTCGGGCTGATCGTCGCGGACATCACCAACCCCACCTTCTTCGGCATCATCCGCGGCGCGGAATCAACAGCCACCGCCCGGAACTACACCCTGATGCTCGCCGAATCCGCCGAATCCCCGGAAACGGAACTCACCGCGGCCCGCCGGATGATGGCCACGGTGGACGGCCTGATCCTGGCGAGCCCGCGGATGGACGATGACCGGATCCGCGAGCTCGCCAGGGAAAAACCGGTGGTGGTCATCAACCGCGAGGTTGACGGCGTCCCCTGCGTCGTCCCGGAGGTCAACAAGGGCATCGGCGAAGCAGTCCGCAGCCTCGCGGCCAACGGACACCACAAGATCGCCTACGTGGCCGGCCCGCACCAGTCGTGGATGTCCGGCCGCCGGTGGCAGGGCGTCCAGGCGGCCTGCGAATGGTCCGGGTTGGAGGCCGTCCGGCTTGAGTCCGTGAAACCAACGGTCGACGGCGGACGGCAGGCTGCGCGCGATGTCGTCGCCAGCGGTGCCACGGCCGTGATTACCTACAACGACCTCCTGGCCATCGGACTGATGCAGGAACTCCAGGCCGCCTCGGTGGTGGTCCCGGACCGGATCAGCATCGTGGGCTTCGACGACATCTTCGGCGCGGACTTCACGACGCCGCCGCTCACCACGGTGCGCTCGCCGATGACCGCCTGCGGCACGGAAGCCGCCACGCTTCTGCTCAACGTGCTGCACGGCGCGGACCAGATTGCCGCCATTGTGCGGGTGGACACGGAACTGGTGCTGCGGGGATCCAGCGGGCGGCTGCTTCCCGCAAGCTAAATGGCAATTTTGGCAACCGGTTGACAAAGCCGTTACGTGGGTCTGATCATAGAGCTATGTCACAGACAATTGCCGCCAACCCCGACCGGCTCCTCCCTGCGGATCCCGGAACGCGCCGTATCGCCCGCGCGCTACTGGAACGCGTGCAGGACCTCCCCATCATTTCGCCGCACGGCCACGTTGACGCTGCCGTTCTCGAACACAACACGCCGTTTCCGGATCCTGCCGCCCTGCTGGTCAGTCCGGACCATTACGTCACCCGCCTGATCCACGCCAGCGGGGTGCCGCTGGACCGGCTCCGCGCCTCGAAGCAAGCGGCGCCGGAATCCCGCAGCGTCTGGCGCGAGTTCTGCGCCGCGTGGCCGCTGTTCGAAGGAACGGCGTCCGGGTACTGGCTCCGCCACCAGTTCGAGAGCGTCTTCGGCCTCCGCCAGGAGCTCAGTGCCGAGACGGCGGACGCCTCCTATGACACCATCAGCGCCAAGCTGCAGGAGCCGGGTTTCCGGCCCCGCCAGCTGTTCAAGGACTTCAACATCGAGGTCCTCGCCACCACCGATGATCCGCTGGATGACCTCGCCAGCCACAAGGCCATCGCCCAGGACCCCACCTTCCACGGCCGCGTCCTGCCCACGTTCCGCCCGGACCAGTACCTGAACATGGCGCACCCGCGGTGGCCGGAGAACGTCGAGCGGCTCATCGGGGCAGCGGGCGACGGCGCCACCGGCTATGCCGCCTACATCACCGCGCTGGAGAACCGGCGCCGCTATTTCGTGGAGCACGGCGCAGTCTCGGCCGACCACGGCGTCCGCACGCCGGCAACGCTGAAGCTCGGCGACGCCGAGGCGGCCAGGCTGTTCGACCGCGCCCGCGCCGGCCAGGCCACGGCCCAGGACCGCGAAGAGTTCGAAGCCCACATGATGTATCAGATGGCCCGGATGTCGGTCGAAGACGGACTGGTGATGACCATCCACCCGGGCTCCTACCGCAACCATCACGAGCCCACGTTCAACGGCTACGGTCCGGACACCGGCCACGACATCCCCTTCGCGGTCAACTACACGGAAGCCATCCGTCCCGTGCTGCAGGACTTCGGCACGGCCCAGGACTTCCACCTGGTGCTCTTCACCCTGGACGAGACCGTGTTCTCCCGCGAACTGGCGCCCCTGGCCGGCTTCTACCCGTCCGTGTACCTCGGCGCCCCGTGGTGGTTCCTGGACGCACCGGACGCCATGCTCCGTTTCCGTGCGGCGGTGACTGAAACCGCCGGCTTCTCCCGGTCGTCCGGCTTCATCGACGACACCCGTGCCTTCTGTTCCATTCCGGCCCGGCATGATGCCTCCCGCCGGATCGAGGCGGCCTTCCTGGCCCGACTGGTGGCCGAGCACCGGGTCAGCGAAGACCGCGCGCACGAGATCATCGTCGACGTCGTCGATTCCTCCCCGAGAAGGGTCTTCAAGCTGTGACCGTTGAACTGCAGACGGGCGAACCGGCAGAGCCCGCGCCGGCGTCGCTTCCCGGGCTGAACCGGACCAGCCGGCCAGCCGCCAAGGCCCCGGTCCGGATTGTCCACCTGGGGCTGGGCGCCTTCCACCGCTCCCACCAGGCCTGGTACACCCAGCAGGCAGGCGACGCCGCCGGATGGGGCATCGCCTCCTTCACCGGCCGCCGGCCGGACGCCGCCCTTGCCCTCGCCGGGCAGGACGGCCTGTACACCGTGGTTGAACGTGCCGATGCCGGCGATTCGTTCGAGGTTGTCAGCAGCATCGTTGAGGCCGTGGACGGCGCCAACGTGGACCGCCTCGCCGAGCTGGTCGCCGCCCCGGCGACGGCGGTCATCACCCTGACCATCACCGAGGCCGCCTACGGCCTTAACGCCCACGGCCAGCTTGACCGCACCGCTCCCGGCGTCGTCGCCGACCTGGCGCTGCTGGCAGCCGGAGCCGCCGACGCCGGCAGGCCGAAGACGCCGCTGGGCCGGCTGGTCTTTGCCCTCGCTGCGCGTAAGGCAGCCGGGGCCGGCCCGCTCGCCGTCGTCTGCTGCGATAACCTCGCGAACAACGGAACCGTGGCCCGCAACGCGGTGCTTGGCCTGGCCGCAGCCTGGGATGCCCGCCTGGCTGCCTGGGTAGATGCCAACGTCAGCTTCGTCAGCACGTCCGTGGACCGCATCACGCCACGGACCACGGAGGCCGACGTTGCAGCGGTCCAGGCCGCCTGCGGTTTCAGCGACAATTCCCCGGTGGTCGCGGAGCCCTTCCGGAACTGGGTGCTCAGCGGCGACTTCCCGGCCGGACGCCCGCGCTGGGAAGACGCCGGCGCCGTGTTCGTAGACGAGATCGAACCCTACGAGAACCGCAAGCTGTGGCTCCTCAACGGCGCCCACTCGCTCCTGGCCTATGCCGGACAGCTGCGCGGCCATGCCACGGTGGCGGCGGCATTGGCGGACCCGGGGTGCCTGCAGGCCGTCGAGGAGTTCTGGGACGAGGCTGCCGCCAATCTGGCCACTGCGGACCGGCAACGCGCAGAGCTGCGGATCCCGGAGTATCGTGCCCAACTCCTGGCCCGCTTCCGGAACGCCCGCATCGCCCACCACCTCGCCCAGATCGCCGTGGACGGAAGCACCAAGCTTCGGATGCGGGCCGTTCCGGTGCTGCAGGCCGAGCGCGCCACGGGCCGTACCGGCGGGGCGGCCGCGCGGCTCATTGCCGCCTGGATGGACTACACCCGGCTGGACTTCCCCGGCGCGGCACCGCAACTCGCCGACCCTCTCGCCGCAGAAATCCGGGTCGCCAACAGCCTGTCGGGCACCCGGCGGATCGCCACCCTCCTGGGACTGCTCAGCCCAGGACTCGGCGAGGATGCCGCCGTCGTTTCGCTCATTGAGAACCTCTGCGGAACGCTCACGGAGCCGGCTGTCTCCGAATAGCGTCCCGCAGGGCCTCACTGCCCGGCGTCCGGTCATGCCGGAAGCCGGGCAGTGTCGTAAACAAACTGGCAACCGCTTGCCAAATGATTGCCAAGTGACTAGCATTACATTCAGAAGCAAACCCCTGCGGCCCGGCCGCCTATTTCTTCCCTCCCGGCTCAGCCGCAAAGATGCGTTAGGACCCGAAAAATGCTCAAGCCCCAAGCCAGCGAAACCCGCGAAATGGTCAATCTGGACGGAATCTACCGGTTCAAGGTTGACTTCGACCGCGCCGGCCACCGGCAGGAATGGTTCAAGACGCCGCTGGCGACGGACCTCGAAATGGGTGTTCCGGCCAGCTACAACGACGTCTTCCCGGACAAAGCCATCCGCGACCATGTGGGCTACGTCTGGTACCAGCGTGAAGTGCGGGTGCCCCGCGGCTGGGCAGGGGAGCGGATCCACCTCCGCCTCGACTCCGCCACGCATGAGGGCATGGTCTGGGTGGACGACGTCCTCGTTGCCCAGCACACCGGCGGTTACATGCCCTTCAGCGCGGACATCACCGATCACGTGTCACCGGGACAGGCGTTCCGCCTCACCATCTCGGTCAACAACGAATTGACCCAGGCCACGATCCCGCCGGGCAGCATCACGGTCACCGGCGACGGCCGCCGCCAGCAGAGCTACCTCCACGATTTCTACAACTACTCGGGCCTGCACCGGAGCGTCTGGCTCTACAGCACGCCCGCCGTCACCGTCGATGACATCACGGTCGTGACCGGTTTCGAAGGCGGCACCGGCACGGTGGATTACACCATCGCAACCGCCGGCGGCACCGGAAGCGAAACGGTGAAGGTCTCCCTTCGCGCTGCGGACGGCACCGAAGTGGCCACCGGGGAAGGCGCCGCGGGCGCCTTGGCGATCGACGGCGTCGTACTGTGGAAGCCGGGTGCCGCGTACCTGTACAGCCTGACAGCTGAAATCCGCGACGGCGGCCGGCTGGTGGACACGTACACGCTGCCGGTGGGCGTGCGGACCGTTGAGGTCAGCGGCAAGGAATTCCTCATCAACGGCGAGCCGTTCTACTTCACCGGCTTCGGCATGCACGAGGACCACGTGGCGATCGGCAAGGGCCACAGCAACGCCCAGATGGTCAACGACTTCCAGCTCCTGGACTGGGTGGGCGCCAACTCGTTCCGAACCTCGCACTACCCGTACGCCGAAGAGGTCATGGAGTTCGCCGACCGCCACGGAATCGTGGTGATCGACGAAACGGCCGCCGTCGGGCTGCACCTCGGCTTCGGTGCCGTGTTCGGAGGCATCGCCAAGAAGACCTACGTCGACGGCGGCGTGGACGCCAGGACCGCGGAGAACCACCGGCAGGCCATCGCTGAGCTCGTGGCGCGGGACAAGAACCACCCGTCTGTAGTGATCTGGTCCATCGCCAACGAGCCCAACGGTTCAGAGGAAGGCGCCCGCGAGTACTTCCAGCCGCTGGCCGAACTCACCCGCCAGCTGGACCCGACCCGCCCGGTGGGCTACGTGAACGTCATGTTCGACACCCCGGAGAAGGAACTGCTGGGCGACCTCTTCGACGTCATCATGCTCAACCGCTATTACGGCTGGTACCTGAACAACGGGGACCTCGAATCCGCCGAGCAGGCCCTGGAGAAGGAACTGCGGGAGTGGGAAGCCAAATACGGCAAGCCCATGATCATGACCGAGTACGGACCGGACACCATGCCGGGCCTGCACTCCATCTATGAACAGCCCTGGAGCGAGGAGTACCAGGCCGCGTTCCTGGCCATGTACCACCGCGTCTTCGACCGCGTCGATGCCATGGTCGGCGAGCAGGTCTGGAACTTCGCCGACTTCCAGACGTCCAACGGCATTATGCGCGTGGACGGCAACAAGAAGGGCGTCTTCACCCGGGACCGCCGCCCCAAGCCAGCCGCGTTCGCCCTCCGCCAGCGCTGGACCGGGCTGGCCGGAGTCAAGAACGTCAGCGACAAGAAGCTTAACAACAACTAGCGTTTTCACCATTTTTTCGCCTGCCCCACCGGACAGGCACCGGGTAAAGGAGCCCATCCATGAAAAAGCTGAACAACCTGAGCATCATCGGCTACGGCGCCGGCGACGCCGCCAACAACCTCGCCTTCACCACTGCAACCATGTTCCTGCTCGTTTACTACACGGACGTGGCCGGCATCTCCGCGGCCGCC harbors:
- a CDS encoding LacI family DNA-binding transcriptional regulator, yielding MTEPAKPEVAATTAAARKAGRDGRPNATIYDIAKLTGVNPSTVSRALSKPGRVSAKTQKLIEDAAAELNYHVNPFARALPTGRTSTLGLIVADITNPTFFGIIRGAESTATARNYTLMLAESAESPETELTAARRMMATVDGLILASPRMDDDRIRELAREKPVVVINREVDGVPCVVPEVNKGIGEAVRSLAANGHHKIAYVAGPHQSWMSGRRWQGVQAACEWSGLEAVRLESVKPTVDGGRQAARDVVASGATAVITYNDLLAIGLMQELQAASVVVPDRISIVGFDDIFGADFTTPPLTTVRSPMTACGTEAATLLLNVLHGADQIAAIVRVDTELVLRGSSGRLLPAS
- the uxaC gene encoding glucuronate isomerase, translated to MSQTIAANPDRLLPADPGTRRIARALLERVQDLPIISPHGHVDAAVLEHNTPFPDPAALLVSPDHYVTRLIHASGVPLDRLRASKQAAPESRSVWREFCAAWPLFEGTASGYWLRHQFESVFGLRQELSAETADASYDTISAKLQEPGFRPRQLFKDFNIEVLATTDDPLDDLASHKAIAQDPTFHGRVLPTFRPDQYLNMAHPRWPENVERLIGAAGDGATGYAAYITALENRRRYFVEHGAVSADHGVRTPATLKLGDAEAARLFDRARAGQATAQDREEFEAHMMYQMARMSVEDGLVMTIHPGSYRNHHEPTFNGYGPDTGHDIPFAVNYTEAIRPVLQDFGTAQDFHLVLFTLDETVFSRELAPLAGFYPSVYLGAPWWFLDAPDAMLRFRAAVTETAGFSRSSGFIDDTRAFCSIPARHDASRRIEAAFLARLVAEHRVSEDRAHEIIVDVVDSSPRRVFKL
- a CDS encoding sugar phosphate isomerase/epimerase — its product is MATIGVQAMMLKDSFADLGAFETLRKVSAIGYNAVEISQIPMTADNVAELDRSRSELGMDIAALSVAMETPKGRPGDSLTDDFDKIVDDAKRLESRLLRIGMLPFPAMTSLGAVIDFAKEANGYAERLQEYGIGLYYHNHHIEFAKFGGKHLLDIIAENSPAMGMEIDVHWVQRGGLDPVRTLEKYAGRTAMVHLKDYRIGALPEAAFGMLEIGDFPGFMQEFKNVVQFAEVGEGNLDFPSIIPAAQAAGAEYLLVEQDELYGRSVWDALQTSYDNLVAMGHSDLF
- a CDS encoding mannitol dehydrogenase family protein produces the protein MTVELQTGEPAEPAPASLPGLNRTSRPAAKAPVRIVHLGLGAFHRSHQAWYTQQAGDAAGWGIASFTGRRPDAALALAGQDGLYTVVERADAGDSFEVVSSIVEAVDGANVDRLAELVAAPATAVITLTITEAAYGLNAHGQLDRTAPGVVADLALLAAGAADAGRPKTPLGRLVFALAARKAAGAGPLAVVCCDNLANNGTVARNAVLGLAAAWDARLAAWVDANVSFVSTSVDRITPRTTEADVAAVQAACGFSDNSPVVAEPFRNWVLSGDFPAGRPRWEDAGAVFVDEIEPYENRKLWLLNGAHSLLAYAGQLRGHATVAAALADPGCLQAVEEFWDEAAANLATADRQRAELRIPEYRAQLLARFRNARIAHHLAQIAVDGSTKLRMRAVPVLQAERATGRTGGAAARLIAAWMDYTRLDFPGAAPQLADPLAAEIRVANSLSGTRRIATLLGLLSPGLGEDAAVVSLIENLCGTLTEPAVSE
- a CDS encoding Gfo/Idh/MocA family protein; translation: MSKKVRLGIIGLGQQGGAYAKFINDGLVPNMEIGALCDIDPARKEAAAAGYPEVPFYGDYITMLESGDVDAVVTCVPHFLHPEMGIETLKRNIHALVEKPAGVYTRQVKELNEFAAGKPELSFAIMFNQRNNPLYKKLKEIVENGEIGTIRRSNWIITNWWRPQGYYNSSEWRATWGGEGGGVLVNQAPHQLDLWQWICGVPKSVYSKVSFGFRRDIAVEDEVTAVVDYGDGVTGVFVTATHDLTGTDRFEILGDQGKIVVEGSKTATVTRLHKPERELSDGMGMDDVRKLFMGELSPEEYYTTEVIEFESAWGAQHSGVLENFAANILDGTPLLAPGSDGINGVRLANAIHLSSWTGREVGLDFDEDEFLTELNKRIAEEGKFPQRT
- the uidA gene encoding beta-glucuronidase, whose product is MLKPQASETREMVNLDGIYRFKVDFDRAGHRQEWFKTPLATDLEMGVPASYNDVFPDKAIRDHVGYVWYQREVRVPRGWAGERIHLRLDSATHEGMVWVDDVLVAQHTGGYMPFSADITDHVSPGQAFRLTISVNNELTQATIPPGSITVTGDGRRQQSYLHDFYNYSGLHRSVWLYSTPAVTVDDITVVTGFEGGTGTVDYTIATAGGTGSETVKVSLRAADGTEVATGEGAAGALAIDGVVLWKPGAAYLYSLTAEIRDGGRLVDTYTLPVGVRTVEVSGKEFLINGEPFYFTGFGMHEDHVAIGKGHSNAQMVNDFQLLDWVGANSFRTSHYPYAEEVMEFADRHGIVVIDETAAVGLHLGFGAVFGGIAKKTYVDGGVDARTAENHRQAIAELVARDKNHPSVVIWSIANEPNGSEEGAREYFQPLAELTRQLDPTRPVGYVNVMFDTPEKELLGDLFDVIMLNRYYGWYLNNGDLESAEQALEKELREWEAKYGKPMIMTEYGPDTMPGLHSIYEQPWSEEYQAAFLAMYHRVFDRVDAMVGEQVWNFADFQTSNGIMRVDGNKKGVFTRDRRPKPAAFALRQRWTGLAGVKNVSDKKLNNN
- a CDS encoding ATP-binding cassette domain-containing protein, which codes for MTATAASGTSAGAGERSKLLSVESLTVEYPGKGFRAKPFRALTDINISIGQGETLGLVGESGSGKTTLGRAVLGLAPVTQGRIVFEGNDISKAGRKERRILGRDLQVVFQDPYTSLNPALEIGDILAEPLGVQGKSPAEAKQRVRELLDQVGLPSDAIHRLPREFSGGQRQRVAIARALALSPKLIVCDEPVSALDLSTQARVLDLFLQIQRDTGVSYLFVSHDLDVVRHISHRVAVMYHGEIVEQGPADVVTRDPDHPYTQRLLLASPVPDPDRQEQRRADRHRLLEIQRMQNEQAGALA